DNA from Coffea arabica cultivar ET-39 chromosome 10c, Coffea Arabica ET-39 HiFi, whole genome shotgun sequence:
tttgatactagaaaaatcatctaaaaatcctatttactcacaaaaattatctagaaattttcctaatcaagaaaatgcagaaaacatgccattaaagataataaaacctagaaaatggaaaagttacgggttctcacatcctttACCCAAGGTTGCCCAACTCACCTGACCGCTCTGGGGCTGGTCTAAAGCAAGAGGTCCAACGAGGGCTCAATTCAGTCATTATCGATCTACATTCACGTATACGCATGAGTAACCCAAGTTTTCACTTACCCGACGTCTCGAATAAGGGTCCAAGGGCTTAGTTCAACCGCTGCAAGAGGAATGTAGCTGGTCtatagttcaaccgctacaagaGGAATGCAGCTGATTTACAACCATgcacataaacatgcaagtccgTATGCAGGATTAATTATTTTAAGTTCACGAAGGTCGAGTACACATGAAGGTACACTCGTCTAGACAagatcaagtcacaagtaagcTCAGCATATCATGTTTTCacgcatttcaagtatttcaagtctaGATACAGGTTACTTGTAAATCAAATTACTGGTACATGCATGAACAAGATATCAAAAGTTTCGTCGaattaggtcaagtgcgataaaatacacacttgcCTATGAAACGACAAATCATGTGCCTAGCAATTTCTAACAACAATGAGCACAAaacatgcagttggaacactcatCACGACAACAAACTTAAGTGTTTGCCTCAGGAGCACTTTCGGCCTCACCTTCAAATCCTAAAATCAAGTATGTAAAGTGCCATGAGATCCACTATCCCAAACTACTATATTCAAAGGAAAACACTGCCAAACCAACCAAGTTATCTCAACTCCAATCATAAGACCAAACTCAAAATAGTTCTATCACTCCAATttgaagttggaaatgaaagcaagaaTAGCTTTTGAAGAACAGAAATTTTTTCTAGTGTTGCACGTGCTATTtggaaaatcatatctcaagtttcttaagtccaaaatttataaaatttatatcgttggaaaatagacttaAAGGGTTCTATTCATATCTCAAGCTCCCAGAAGACATATTTGTAAGATTCTATTCACAATTCAGTCAAATTCCAGTCTCTAGTTGCTGCTTCATCCGGTAGACAAACAGAACAGGTGTGGAAATTTAgtcaactttggaaaatcaCGTATATTCATAGGGATTGTAAAAAATTCTGAAGTTTTCACGTAGAAAGTACtctaaatctagtttcaaacgcaacaaacggaattCAATTCTGAGTTTTCTACATGATGTTATAAccaatttcccaaaactgcgCAGAGTTTCCTGcggaaatttccagcagcaacACAATGAAGGTAGTGCACCTCTTTTGGTTATAATATTCACTCCACAatcaaagaaaaccaagatgATTCCcaatcggacagcattttcccTTGATTTCTTAACTTTCCTTTCCAAATTCAACACTTATATTCGTAGCAATCCAACCTCAATTCACAACCACAAGTTATAGGCTATAAAGTACACTTGTTTAAGGCCACAAAAGCTACCCAAAATAGACCATTATCTATCTCAATCATAACCATATCAAAGctagaaaaaaaatgtaaccctaagctgaaatttatATACTAAAGCTAAAAGTTCATACAACGAAATCACAAGTGCACACAAAAGCTAGAGAAACTCCATGgcaagtgtcgcgccccatttttaataagaaaatagaagacgagtttagaaaaaaatggtttttgattcaatttttgattggaaaaatgaattttttgatttaaaaagaaaatgaaaaacatgggtctaaatgggacttgaaaatccgatgatttgacccaaaatatagtttaaaaagggttttttgaatgaaaaatcggagtcgccacttggtatagagttaaggtataccaagtcacctaaaaaatgaatttttaaagaaaaaagtagaaaaccctttttaaacgactccaagtctacgaaaatcagagaaaaagattcgggaatcacatttgaagaaagggaaggcaaggataagaatccaaggcaccctttcaacctagccaaggctagttgcgcgatttagtcaaatattttcttattttaacctaaagatttatcacatttggatgtactatatgaatgcaaaccctagtgtgacagccccacctccccctaaggcgaaccaaagggttcggcggaccgcctgcccaactctcgccaggattcagtcattcactacaatcctcaaatagattacaatataaatctcaaatatacatcaaattcaccaataattacatgtcataagcgaagcggaaacaattcccaactatacataaaataatccATCCGATCACATGAATGAGTACTACAAGCCCTTcattcgcctcgagccctgtggaggggaataaaaatagttttggggtgagctaaaagcttagtgagtaaccaataaaatcagtaatcaaatatacgtcacaatcgttcatttcaatgatgtcatgaatcagtaatcaaatatacatttattgctctcatgagccagtgaaatcattgtacttaaacacccaacgctcaaatagattacttaacgttaaacaataagggggagcaacgttggtgctccagatcatgtcatgaacaataaacaggagtgGAGACACTGGTGTttagcacaagactccccaagaactcattgaagccaaatcatgtcatgaattcacatgcgcgcacacatgatatgcaatcgagtaaataatgcaataaacatttcaaaagtactttggaaacagtttagggtcactcacccccatggctcagaaaccatccatcatatatcattaccttgccccgagtccaagccctaaatcacaaactcaaagcaatcatacattctcaaagttcggacagcatttccccataaatgtttcatttccaacctacaatatattaccaatcacacatacggttaataagcaataaaatatatccaattaggccacaatatccctcaatcaaagctaattagaagcttaagagccaccattagaaaaacccccaattaaaccctagaaaccggaatttattccctcaagcgtaactTTTCTGCAACGATCGCAGTTAACGTATAAAAGTTtcgtttaacacctttcggcacaatatccataagtgAAGCGCCCGCAGCCCCTcgccccctccccctcccctcttCCTTCCCGGCTCAACAATTACACTTATGTAAACATTGATTAATCTTCATTACTGCGGCATTAGACTTGTAGCTCAGAGACACGACCACTTTTCTCTCGGCTGGAATTGCGATTTGTAGTCAATACTGAATTCAGACGTTTCTAAAATGGTCTGAATATCCAATTCAACTCTACACATGCTCCTCTAATTTGAACTAGTGCGGAGGAGCGGTTCATCGTTTCAAAGGGAAGGGATGCATGAGAAAATGCTCAACTCAATGGGGTTCAGGATTTCTGATTTGTCATTTTCCTCTCCACAGCCCAGAGATGTGTGCTATGTCGCCAGTGAAGGATTGCCAGACCTAGCATACAGCGGATACCAGCCTCATGCACATTCCTGGGATGAGTTTCCCCCACTCAAGGACATTCTGGAAGCAGTATGATTGGTGTTTCTTCATTTTGATGGATTTGGCATGCTGCATATATGTGTGCCTGACTAATTGGCAAACCACGCTGTTGCTATGTTATAGGTCCACAGTGCGCTTCCTGGGAGTTGTTTCAACAGTTTACTGCTGAATAGATACAAAGGCGGAAGTGACTACGTTAGCTGGCATGCTGATGACGAAAAACTGTATGGTCCAACCCATGGAATTGCCTCGGTTTCTTTTGGTTGTGAACGGGAGTTCTTGTTGAAGAGGAAGCCAGGCAAGAATTTTCGAGGTAGCTTAGCTCACTCAAAAAACTTGTTACTAGTAGTAGCGTTCTTTATGAAAAAGAACATTTTATTTCATCTTGTAATGGCAGCAGGCAAGAAGAGATCAGAGGGCAAAAGGGCAAGGGAGCAGGACAGGGTCGCTGAACAACACTCGTTCACGTTGAAGCATGGGTCGCTTTTGGTGATGAGAGGCTACACTCAGCGGGACTGGCTTCATTCGGTGCCCAAGCGGGCCAAAGCGCAATCCACACGAATTAATCTCACCTTTAGACTTGTTCCGTCGCACGCTGGTTGAACCACCtaattattagttttttttttttccagggtAGCGAAGCAAGGCTTTGCTTGCTCCTTTTGTGTTGAAATGAAATTTCGATATCACTCACTGAGGCTTTGCACGCTGGTTGGGGTGGTTCTGGACCTTTAGACTTGAAATTCTCTGTTTCCGAGCAAAATCAGTACAGGTTACCGTGAAATCAAAGAAGCAATTTTGTATCGGTCAAGAAATTAGCCTTTGTGTAGTAATGACACTTCTTAATCAAAGACCCGTCCGTCCGTGTTTGGGTAGAGTCTGGTCTTGAGCTTTGACATGCAGCCTGTTTATTTAACGTTGTTATTAAATAACCTGCTTACCAACTGTCCCAAATTCGGCACTTAAAGTTGCAAGTACTCGCTACTATTAAACCTAACCTACCTCAACCTGCCGTGCGGACAAACTCTCAATTGCTAGTTTGGTAGGTTTGACGTCcaagctgttttttttttttccatgacgTCCAAGCTGTTACTACTCACTATTTATTCTGCGTACTGTGCTACTATGTGACGTCGATGAATTTATCCAAACTCGCACTAATCGATAACCACGACATTTAACATTTTGTAGTATTTGCATTTccaacaaatatatatatatatatataaaagttgCTAAAATTAGTACGCTCGCTCCGGATCATGCAGTGAGAATAGACTGCCACTTTGCCTTCTGTGTCTGCGTTCCCCAATTCCAAGGAAAGGGTCCTCCGTGTAGTCTTTGCTTGGTCTTTTCCTGGAGGCAGAGGGCGGCACGGACGGACTAATTTCAAGATTCTCTCTGCCGGAGACTGTTTTACCGTATCAGTTACACACCTTGGTTTTGGTGGGTCTTTTCTCGTTTTCGTCCCGATGTACGTTTATACTGCCTGCCCGGTTGCTGTTGATAATTAATTTCATTCTCTTGTTTAGAAATTAGAGTTGTCCAAGCTGTTACTCTATGGATACCTGTACTTCCGTATGAAaataaacctttttttttttctctaacttGCCTCCCAATTCTAAACTCTGAAAACATGTAATTTGCTCTCTCCTATAATCCTCTACTATTCCCAATTTTTTCATTTCCTCTGCTGAAAGAGTTTCTCTCtattattatctttttttttttttggcagatcatcttcatcttgatcGGGGACTAGAGACCTCCATGGCCTATGCTACAACTGATAACTCTATTCAACCGAGAGGTCCTCCTCTGATTTTTTAGTTGTCTCTCTTTTTGCCTATCTTGTTTCATTACTACTGGTAGGTTATTTTACGCTTCACCAACTTGTTCCCGTCTTCTTAACCTAAATTTTTTCCATTTCTCATTTTCTGGATAATTGCTTGGGTCTTGGTCACAATATGGTCTACTATTACTATTACTGATTTCTGGGTTCCTTATTCTTTATGCTACTACTGCACGCTACTACGTTTGAATCTTTGGCACTTCTGCAAAGTGATACGTGAATCAGATATTGCAAGTTCTTGATCGTGATCCTTGCCCATGTTTTGCTCTTGAATCCTATCATACTGTGATCAAGTTCACAACTTCTTCTTGTTTGTTGTTTGGCGGGCTCATCACatctgccctttttttttttttttttttggttaaccaTATCAAACAGATGTTTGCATTGTTGGAGTTGCCAGAACTCCAATGGGTGGATTTCTTGGCTCCCTTTCTTCTTTGTCTGCAACAAAGCTCGGCTCTATAGCTGTTCAATGTACGCAAGACTAATCAGTATACACCTGCAGCTCTCCAACTCCCTCTTTCTTTGACATTGTTACCATTTTTGCGTATCTGACCCACATCTTTAATGTTACAGCTGCTCTAAAGAGGGCAAATGTTGATCCATCTCTTGTACAAGAAGTCTTTTTTGGAAATGTTCTTAGTGCAAATTTAGGCCAAGCTCCAGCAAGACAGGCTGCATTAGGGGCTGGGTTACCATACTCGGTAATTTGCACGACCATTAACAAAGTGTGTGCTTCAGGAATGAAAGGTGCGTTCTTTATGTGTACCAACTCGCATCTCCAATTTGAAATGCCAATCTCAGAAGaaaattcaaattgaaatactctATGCATTCACCTATTTGTTGATTTGGATCTGACGTATCATGCTAAGTGTAATGAAAATTTAATTTCTCGTTTGGTCCAGCAACAATGCTTGCAGCGGAGAGTATACAATCGGGTACAAATGATGTGGTGGTTGCTGGTGGCATGGAAAGCATGTCTAATGCACCAAAATATTTGCCACAAGCAAGGTTAATCTTTCTGGTTAACAACTAAACCATGTTTTTATCTGGTTTTTCTGAttatttttggataaattttgaggaaaagaataaagcaacaaagagaaggaagaaaaggaaacaaaaggaacatGAATACAGTACATAAACTTCTATCACTTTGAGCAACAGTTTCTTCCCGTATGATCCCTGTATGATCCATTGGAGGTTCAGTCACCACCGAAAGAAAACATGAGACCTCAACTTCTAATATTATTCCTACCATTCCCATCCGATTATATGGCTTATTAATTTGAAAATCTAGAGATCCAGTCTTATCATTTAGGAATTGAAAGCATACTGGATTTCCTGCATCTGCTCCATGCTTATATAGTGAAGGTTCCCCATTAGTTCAGGTTTTGAAGCTACTTCTGATTTGCTGTTGTCACCATCTTGAGATAATAAGAGAATAATTTGACCTTTCTGAGTTATACAAATTGTGGTTTGAAAAGTTGCTAATCAACAGGTTGGGTTCTCGGATTGGGCATGACACCATTGTTGATGGCATGCTTAAAGATGGCCTGTGGGATGTTTACAATGATTTCGGAATGGGAGTGTGTGGAGAATTGTGTGCTGACCAACACAATATTTCAAGAGAAGAGCAAGTGTGTTTTGGTTGCATTTGGAATTGTATTCTCCATTTTGTTTTACTCCATaagtgttaaatttttttttttttaaaaaaaaaggtcaaatgATTGAAAAGGACTTCGTGGATATCTTCATTTGTGTATCTGTACTTTTCTTTCCCTAGGACTCTTATGCTATTCGAAGTTTTGAGCGTGGAATTGCTGCACAAAAAAGTGGTGCTTTTACATGGGAAATAGCTCCAGTGAGACCCTTTCTCTCATGCTTTTGTCATGAATATATTACATTGCTTTCACAACAATTAAGGTAATTTTTGCTATTTTGGTGTATTACACACGCAGGTCAAAATTTCTGGGGTAAAGGGGAAACAACCCCTTGTAATTGATAAAGATGAAGGTTTAGGGAAGGTATGCATGTCAAAATTGGGAATTTTCACAAACTCATATTGTGCAGCCTTTTTTTTAGCTTTATTCCACTGGTCGGTAGATGAGTGTCTGAAAATGCATTTGTGATCTTAATGTTTATCTTATCTCTGTGATTTCTCTCCACTCCACCTCTTAGaatcctttgccttctctattATGACCATTGGAAACTTGATTTGGTGATATATTGACCAATCTGTCATGACATTTTTCATTGGTCTATTGATTTCTGCAATGTTAACTAACCCAATTCAGCGcttaaacttaatggattcagatcttaacatattcagactgtttgataaccaaaaattgaacatttgaattaa
Protein-coding regions in this window:
- the LOC140016065 gene encoding DNA oxidative demethylase ALKBH2-like isoform X2 → MHEKMLNSMGFRISDLSFSSPQPRDVCYVASEGLPDLAYSGYQPHAHSWDEFPPLKDILEAVHSALPGSCFNSLLLNRYKGGSDYVSWHADDEKLYGPTHGIASVSFGCEREFLLKRKPGKNFRGKKRSEGKRAREQDRVAEQHSFTLKHGSLLVMRGYTQRDWLHSVPKRAKAQSTRINLTFRLVPSHAG
- the LOC140016065 gene encoding DNA oxidative demethylase ALKBH2-like isoform X1, translated to MHEKMLNSMGFRISDLSFSSPQPRDVCYVASEGLPDLAYSGYQPHAHSWDEFPPLKDILEAVHSALPGSCFNSLLLNRYKGGSDYVSWHADDEKLYGPTHGIASVSFGCEREFLLKRKPGKNFRAGKKRSEGKRAREQDRVAEQHSFTLKHGSLLVMRGYTQRDWLHSVPKRAKAQSTRINLTFRLVPSHAG
- the LOC140016064 gene encoding acetyl-CoA acetyltransferase 1-like, whose amino-acid sequence is MAYATTDNSIQPRDVCIVGVARTPMGGFLGSLSSLSATKLGSIAVQSALKRANVDPSLVQEVFFGNVLSANLGQAPARQAALGAGLPYSVICTTINKVCASGMKATMLAAESIQSGTNDVVVAGGMESMSNAPKYLPQARLGSRIGHDTIVDGMLKDGLWDVYNDFGMGVCGELCADQHNISREEQDSYAIRSFERGIAAQKSGAFTWEIAPVKISGVKGKQPLVIDKDEGLGKFDAYKLRKLPPSFKQNGGTVTAGNASIISDGAAALVLVSGEKALKLGLKVIAKIKGYADAAQAPELFTTAPALAIPKAISSSGLEQSQIDYYEINEAFSVVALVNQKLLNIDPEKLNAHGGAVALGHPLGCSGARILITLLGVMREKIGKFGVASVCNGGGGASALVMELMPVTRVVRSSL